Proteins encoded by one window of Blautia luti:
- a CDS encoding cobaltochelatase CobT-related protein: protein MKKALYRKRICAEKEKLTPEKVFHTPQYRDLLTSIGHEITGGKLTTLRLYDDKNSGIAGWNQGETVAVNLGNQITSSFLTLELKSDSLIGILGHECGHYRYTDSALRKRYAEHMLNGSWYPKEPVPENAQEKEALDAMNVYFERKDKAILSIFLQTASYLSNLLNDMYIEEKMCALFPGSIRRGILMNRDRNVEWLPTLREMLETEKDKISILMNLCAQYALSSRVNAWDGANYELIDTLKLLMPVIDEAGKAADDMERYLATNHILLMIWKYFAEIIDEIEKNSTENEEQKPEQEEHEGQKENPNESEEEPEEEKQGNTGSQTEQNEDKIRKEDTEQESETENKAERNGKDQETESHENGRTAELQKFLQQLCENLPKCVRESGGFEDKQNECGIPASETEASSDNALQKILYEMAKETLDEKIQKEIFEHLQKELMEIPFEEGHDLVQKKLCRKTEISDFLKLQTEKYEGQLKQVKKRLRLKLLPILKNQKERTEHKLFLGRRVDLRNIAEPSGAVFKKQQPGKNLDICVAVLVDNSFSMCGERMDHAILAALCLYDFCMESEIPVLVCGHHTDGYRHENLKDETVYLHCCADFETDEKDRFRIAGMQPYGSNRDGTALWYAGSRLLERPEKQKLLFVISDGAPNANQYGGTGAKRDLQKIRKKLLQQGVFFQAAAIGSDKEAIQEIYEESFLDITDLEQLPALLTKKLLRFIRR, encoded by the coding sequence ATGAAAAAGGCTTTATACCGGAAACGGATATGTGCAGAGAAAGAAAAACTGACACCGGAAAAAGTATTTCATACGCCGCAGTATCGTGATCTTTTGACCTCGATCGGGCATGAAATCACGGGTGGAAAGTTGACTACATTACGCTTATACGATGATAAAAATTCAGGGATTGCAGGATGGAATCAGGGAGAAACAGTTGCCGTAAATCTTGGAAACCAGATTACGTCAAGTTTTCTGACACTGGAATTAAAAAGTGACAGCCTGATCGGGATTCTGGGACATGAATGCGGACATTACCGGTATACGGATTCTGCACTTAGAAAAAGGTATGCCGAGCATATGTTAAATGGCAGCTGGTATCCAAAGGAGCCAGTACCGGAAAATGCACAGGAAAAAGAGGCATTGGATGCGATGAATGTCTACTTTGAAAGAAAAGATAAAGCAATCCTTTCTATCTTTCTGCAGACAGCATCTTATCTCAGCAATCTTTTGAATGATATGTACATAGAAGAAAAGATGTGCGCCCTTTTTCCGGGAAGCATCCGCAGGGGAATCCTTATGAATCGTGACCGGAATGTGGAATGGCTTCCAACACTTCGGGAAATGTTGGAAACGGAGAAAGATAAGATTTCTATTCTTATGAACCTGTGTGCACAGTATGCCTTGTCTTCAAGGGTCAATGCCTGGGATGGTGCGAATTACGAGCTTATTGATACACTAAAACTGCTTATGCCGGTCATTGATGAAGCGGGAAAGGCAGCAGATGACATGGAGAGATATCTTGCCACCAACCATATCCTTCTGATGATCTGGAAATATTTTGCGGAAATCATAGATGAAATAGAGAAGAACAGTACAGAAAATGAAGAGCAAAAGCCAGAACAGGAAGAGCATGAAGGGCAAAAGGAAAACCCGAATGAATCCGAAGAAGAACCGGAGGAAGAAAAGCAGGGTAACACAGGGTCACAGACTGAGCAAAATGAAGATAAGATCAGAAAAGAGGATACGGAACAGGAGTCGGAAACAGAAAACAAAGCAGAAAGAAACGGAAAGGATCAGGAAACGGAAAGCCATGAAAACGGGCGCACTGCAGAGCTTCAGAAGTTTCTGCAGCAGCTGTGTGAAAATCTTCCGAAATGTGTCAGGGAGTCTGGTGGCTTCGAAGACAAACAGAATGAATGTGGCATCCCTGCCTCAGAAACGGAAGCATCCAGTGATAATGCCTTGCAAAAAATCCTTTATGAAATGGCGAAAGAGACGCTTGATGAGAAGATACAGAAAGAAATTTTCGAACATCTTCAAAAGGAATTGATGGAGATACCGTTTGAAGAAGGCCATGACCTGGTACAGAAAAAACTTTGCCGTAAGACCGAGATATCAGATTTTTTAAAATTACAGACAGAAAAGTATGAGGGGCAGCTTAAACAGGTAAAAAAGAGACTTCGCCTGAAACTGCTTCCTATATTGAAAAATCAGAAAGAACGCACGGAACATAAGCTTTTTCTTGGACGTCGGGTAGATCTTCGAAACATAGCTGAACCGTCTGGGGCAGTATTTAAGAAACAACAGCCAGGAAAAAATCTGGATATCTGTGTGGCTGTGCTGGTTGATAATTCTTTTTCCATGTGTGGGGAACGGATGGATCATGCCATTCTTGCAGCACTTTGCCTGTATGATTTTTGTATGGAATCAGAAATACCGGTTTTAGTGTGCGGACATCATACAGATGGATACCGGCATGAGAACCTGAAAGACGAAACAGTGTATCTGCATTGCTGCGCAGATTTTGAAACGGATGAAAAGGATCGGTTCCGGATCGCTGGTATGCAGCCTTATGGAAGCAACCGGGATGGAACTGCATTGTGGTATGCTGGCAGCCGTCTTTTGGAACGACCGGAAAAGCAGAAACTGCTGTTTGTGATCAGTGATGGTGCACCTAATGCAAACCAGTATGGAGGCACAGGGGCAAAAAGGGACCTTCAGAAGATTCGGAAAAAACTGCTGCAGCAGGGAGTATTCTTTCAGGCTGCTGCGATCGGAAGCGACAAGGAAGCAATTCAGGAAATTTATGAGGAATCTTTTCTGGATATTACGGATCTTGAACAGCTTCCGGCTCTTCTGACAAAGAAACTGCTGCGTTTTATCAGGAGGTAA